Genomic segment of Aquarana catesbeiana isolate 2022-GZ linkage group LG02, ASM4218655v1, whole genome shotgun sequence:
gcactcgagctttcacacagactgcaggggagccgttttacaggcgctatttttagcccaaaagcgcctgaaaaacgccccagtgtgaaaggggtctaactgtcagattttatgagatgaagggggaaaaaaaaaaaaaaaaaaaaaaaatcggcctaatatatcggcccaaaaaaatcggcatcatatatcggccatcggccaccgcgatttctaaatatcggctttggtaTCGGCcacagaaaaacccatatcggtcgacctctactaaacagtccactagtgtgaaaggggccttactgctgAAGGCAGCGTATGTCCAGGGGACCTTCTCACCTGGGAACTGGTTCTCCTTTTGGCTGAATTTTTTGCATGTATACTTGACAAAAAgctaattttatataaaaatgagaACGAAGGGCAACatcttataacagaaaaaaaaatatttgtcagaCCAGCACATCTTTTATAATCCTACTGATTTTAATGATTCCATTTTCACAGATCTGACAGAGATTGGGCGCAGTGCCAAATCATTCTGTGAACATACAGCACGTACACAGCCCACTTTACCAGATGTAGTTGTCACCCTTATAGAAATGGGTAAGTAGTGCTGAGtaattattaatataataataataataataataatattgtgattTGTTCTTCTACTAACAAAGTGAATATTCCCAGGTTTTAATGTGGACACGTTGCCCGCATATGCCAAGCGTTCTCAAAGGATGGTGATAACTGCACGTAAGTTTTTGTGTAATTTTATGGAGTGCACCCATGTTTCTATATCATTCAGAATTAGGAGGCTTCAAGTGATATTaaagggttttattttttttatataacaaaaatgttatacttacctgctctgagcagtggttttgcacagagctgcccagatcctcctctataTGGGTTTCTTGCCgcggctcctggcccctccctcccaaaCTGAGCTCTTgctctgtgtccatttagacacagagccttggCTCGGCccaacccctctctctcctcattagccacttactttgacagcagcgagagccagtaAGGGGGGAGAGTtccggacagccaaggctctcatgcaacatcgctggatcgagacatcgggctcaggtaagtattagggggactgagggggctgctgcacacagaaggtatcTTATCTTGATGCATAGCAtgtattaagaagaaaaaaaaaccttctgcctttagaaccaatttattGTCTTGTAAGTTTTAATTTTGAAATATAAATGTTTTGTGAGGCATTGTTTCAACATGGATTTAATAACATTTGAAGCACTACAGTATTCTGTTAGGTTTCTTGTAAAAAACAGTGGCAGTATTGCTGTTGTCATTTGTATTGTGATTCAACCATCTTTATATTTCCACCAACATTCATAATGAATTTGAGAATACAGTAGTTAAAATGTTTGCAATATTTACGTTTGTGTCTTTAATCAGCTCCCAAAGAACCACAGGCAGTCGTCTGAAGAATTGTGATTGGGAAACTTGCAACACTTTAGGGCTTTGGGGTGGGGCATTACTTCTGGTATAAAGCACTGTTTACcccttattttgtattattttttttaaactttactgcATTGACCAATGAAGTCTTTGGGTGATTTCTGGTTAGGAGACATGCTGCTTTTTTCCACACCCCTCCATTGTATTGCTGTGTGAATGGGGTACATAGtaagcaatagtttttttttatatgcccGTGCGGAGACCTGTGTTTATCAGGTGAGGAAAAATGCAAGTGTATGTATAGTCAATATTttctcttttagttttggatagaatagggaaatCTTAAAGATTCCTGGAGATTCAAAAGAGAGAAATAccctcttggacagttgtcacAGCTGACAAAGGTACTCCATTAAAGATTTCCCCATTCTTGCTGTCCTattgacaactcaaaatgttgtgtggttgtttttttttttgctgtcattcCTGGTGACATtggccaccaggacaaatagagtgggTAAATCTCCCTAAAGGTGATACAGACAGAATTATAAACATGCCAGGAGTACCACTCACCACTttatcctaaactaaaaaaaagttctgtatAATCAGTTGCTCATGCATTGTTTTTCTTTGCAGCCCCTGTAACAAATCATCCTGTTGCCCCAAAAGCTTTAAGTGCAGGTCAGAACAGGCCACATCCTGCACACATTCCAGGTCACCTCCCAGAATTTCCGGATCCCCACACTTACATCAAGACACCGGTAGGAGCATAAGTAATGCTTATTCTTTATTAAAGCCAGTATAGCACATCACTGTTTATCAGATAAAGCGGTATTAATTGGGAACAATCACATAAATATTACACGAGGAGAAGGGCCCATCAAAATCAACATGCACTATTCAAGGTGGAGGAATACTATGTACTATATATGTATAATAGATTACAGAAAAGGATGATTAGTTTATTTGGAAAAAGAAAGGTGGGTTTTGAAGAACTGAGTAAACCTATCCTAGGTTGAATGAGTATCGTATGACATAGAAAAGACTTGCAAAGAACAATGTCTGCTCAAGAGAAAAATTGCAGTTCGAACTGAGGTGAGGGCAAAGATATTGCATTCGTATTTTAAAGGCAAAGCATAGGAACCTGAATTTCAGTTTCTCTGGAAGCCACTGGTCGAGAGGACCACTAGAAAAAAGTGGTTGTAAGTGTAAATAAGTCTTGCAGGGACATTAATGTTAGCTTGTAGGGATAAAAGTCTTTGTGGAAGATATAGAGATGTCAAAAAGGCAGCTAGGAATTCTCGTTAGGACTGAAGTGGCCCATACACATTAGTCTAATTGTATAACGTGTTAGATTTCCCAACAACTATGTAGTATAGGGGCCTGTCTGACTGGATAAAAAACTTGTTGGTTTATTTATATAGTAATTTTGCTATAcagttggtaaatctaaagatgaTTGAGATTGTTCAGTCATTTTGTAATGTATGTGGGTTCATGTAAGGGGAGATGAGGGTAAACAGGAGGTTTTGGGTGTTGTCTGCATGTGGATGGTATTGAATGTCATAGAAATAGAGAAGTGTGCCAAGAGTTGTTGTGTAGGTAGAGAAAAGTACAGAGCGAAGGATACAGAAGATAAGGCACTATTGAATCAGTCCCTAAAGCTTATAGTTTGGCACTGCCAGGTGATGTTAAtcagaaacaaaaagaaaagctTTTTTAGGTCAGCTTTCCCTTTGAGGATCTAATGAGCCACTTTTTTGGGGTTTCAATTGTGAGTATGTGGGGTGAAGAGGATCAAACAGTGAGTTTGGTGTGACTAATAGGATCAGGTTAGCCTGTTAGAGAAGAGCAAGTCAAGCCATTTGGATGCTTATGGGAGAACTGAAACGAGACTGTAGATATAGATACAGAATAGAAAAGTGTTAATAAACTTAAACTTtgaacagtagaaaaaaaaataaaatgtgccttTGTTAAACATTGGATGTGTTAGTGTATTAATTGTGTAACAAAAAAGAATATATACCTATTGGTAATGTTTTGTGCTTTCTGGGAGAGATGTGAAAAATTACTATGTATGTGACTTTCTTCTTTTCTGCTCTGCCCACAAGCCAcaaggagctttggctgtacttttccttttaaAGATGAGCGCTAGGGTGAACGCTAAATAAAAACATGAAATACAGGTGTGAACTGTCTTATCTGCCAAAGAATGTTGTAATTCTGTCTAGCTGTTTTATGATTCATACACCTTTTGCCAGACAACACAGCTAGGAGGCGACACCACTTCTCTTAGAAAAGTtctttagggccaattcacactatatGCAGTCACCGTTTTACCGCATGGTAAAACTCCTGTCACCGCAGGGACACGTGAAGCATGGTCAATCTGCAGGGAAAAGGGGGCTTGTGGGTTGTCATTGAGGTGTCAGGATTAGAGATGCTGTTGCAGGCTGCTGAGTTGGAGGCAGTTCCATTGAAGGGAGACtgccaagggggagatggagaagaAAAGTTTACAGTTTTACAGTCTATTTTTTCTTACTGCAGACCTGCAGAGAACCAGTGGGAGATTACCAGGTCCTTCGAGAGAAGGCAGCATCTCAACGTAGAGATGTGGAAAGAGCACTAACGCGATTTATGGCGAAGACTGGTGAAACCCAGAGTCTTTTTAAGGATGACACCAGCATTTTCCCATGTAAGACAGCAATTTATTTAATGTGATGTGTAAGCCAACCAGCCCtatggttttttttaaattttttattttttatttttataattgctttttatttattttgcttgctGCTTCTTTGCTTTCAAGGAGATAACCTTCATTATCACATTTCCTTCCTCACCAGTGATTGCTGCTCGCCCTTTGTCCATCCCATATTTGAATGCCCTTCTCCCATCAGAATTAGAGCTGCAGCAAGTAGAAGAGACCGATTCTTCTGAACAAGATGACCAGACTGATACAGAAAACCTTTCTATGCATTTACATGCGGTATTGTATTTAAGAATCTTATTTGTAGCTTTCTTGAATTTATCTTTCTTTTGCTTTCCTTGATGCCATAGATTTCTGTTTTAGTTTCCATTATATAGATACCTAAATTCAGCATGTAGAGCAGAGATATACATGATGAATGTATGCTTCAATGTGGAAGATTCTCACTAGTACAGGGTTATTTTTGGAGTCCTACATTTGATAGTGGTAGCAAAGTGTTAGCCTTCAACAAAAGCAGTAGTTTAGATTTAGATTGATACCATTTATTGCCCTACCTAAATAGATTGTAATGCAAGCTTTTGAAACATACTGGCTGGCCACTTCTATGGGCAGTATGAACAGATAGTAAGAAACTTGCATTTTATACACATCATAGTGGGACGTGGAGACATTGAGCATTTTTATAAAGTCCTCTTTGATGTGAAGATGTGCCTGTGCGATCGTTCACAGAGAATCATAGTTTAACCAACGTAGAGACCTGTAGGGCGTTTTTCACATTATAAGTTATACCAAATTAGAAGCTTTGTAGGAGAAGGTCTCTTTCATACTGTATTGCTCTGCAAGCCTGGTATTGATACCCTGTCAGTGACATATGCAGGTCTCAGccctttttttttaccagcatGGTGTGTCCTGTTTTTGTTGTGATGCCTCCAGTGAACTTCCCATAGTAAGTTGCTTTGGGTATGCTGGGAGAGGGAGCtcagaaaatgttttttattttcagacaccctagagaatgaaatggcggtcgttgcaatactttgtcacaccgtatttgcgcagcggtcttacaagagcaattttttgggaaaaatacacttttttgacttaaaaaataagacaacagtaaagttagcccaatttttttttttttggattgtgaaagataatgttacgccgagtaaattgatatggAACAtatcatgcttgaaaattgcacccgcttgtggaatggcgacaaaaatttaaacatcccttgtaatagaaataaagcatgacaggacctcgtaAATGTGCGATCTGgggtcaaatgtttttttgttttttttatttgcaacaaaaatttttttcccctttaagactggagggcggaagtgacatctTGACATCAACTGCGcactccaatgttatggagccgtgTGGGGGCCATCTTTGTCTTATTCGGCATCCAGCCTGTAAGGGAAGAGCACCCGATCGTCTccactgctaccgacggctccgctaagtggcggagacgaccggagcgtggcgggagggggtccATCTTCCGcacccgataaaagtgatctcggggCAAAGCTGCTGGGGAGACCACtcttatctgaaagaggaccgtccgctcttgaagaggataccggggttatggcagctaactgctgccataaccccggtactcctcttcaaacagccgatgtaaaaCGTCGGCGGAGTgtcgttaagtggttaaggagtatCTGTCACGTGTCCAAAGCTGTCACATATGGGGCTTGTTGGctcccttgtaatagcaaaaagggaagtgccaaaaaaaagtgttcaattaaaacaaaatttaaaaaaatttaaaagcaccCACATCGccttacacacacacaaatgagaatgcaaatgtgtgtgtgtgtgtgtgtgtgtagacgcACACGTGTATGTAAACTATTGCACCGCACATGTTGTATATCATTGCACAtgccagaatgagagcaataattctaggtcccTTATTTATGGCCGACTCTAAACTGATgatctgtaaaggcatttaaagcttcGCCCATTGATAATTTTGAATACCATAATTTTTCAGCCTTTTGCAGGCATATGCATTTTTGAGGCTTGACAAATTGGTTAACTATTTACTCAACACTACCTCATGTTTTATTTTGAACAAACAATTGGGGATTAAATTATGCTGGTGTGTACTAAAATTTAATTTTAgcgtattttttcctgaaaatatagatttggtgtacagtagagctgcatgattctggcttaaatgagaatcgcaattttttttttttttttttcttgcttagaATAAACATCACGGTTCTcgcggcctaacatcatctttcacattgtacaaaaaaattgggctaactgtactgtttagtttttttaattcattaaagtgttttttttttttttttttaattgcgtttgaaagaccgctgcgcaaatacagtgtgacataaaatattgcagcaactccattttattctctagggtctctgctaaaatatataatggacaggggcgtggcctggaccggcatggtgtaGGGAGTGTGTACGGGAGCTCCGCTTGCCTAATATCCGTAACTACATATCCTGGGGCTAAATCTGC
This window contains:
- the TAF8 gene encoding transcription initiation factor TFIID subunit 8, whose translation is MAETATAVSGSGSSGTRSSGRGNSTPADNYLLARRRTLQVVVSSLLTEAGFESSEKAAVETLTEMLQSYLTEIGRSAKSFCEHTARTQPTLPDVVVTLIEMGFNVDTLPAYAKRSQRMVITAPPVTNHPVAPKALSAGQNRPHPAHIPGHLPEFPDPHTYIKTPTCREPVGDYQVLREKAASQRRDVERALTRFMAKTGETQSLFKDDTSIFPLIAARPLSIPYLNALLPSELELQQVEETDSSEQDDQTDTENLSMHLHADDPGEEKENSSVLQHSSLKGEETLIDNPYLRPVKKPKLRRKK